From Spirosoma agri, one genomic window encodes:
- a CDS encoding OmpA family protein, which produces MRLLLPLLFWLAIMNPGYSQQKTIRQHQSTLFKISAVDDKTSEEVAANFTIRAQLAKKTFNGQTRPSGQPYSFLLNQTDTLTVFVKSPGYYDTEEVMAISCDTCTDYAYVVRLEKAEPKADSIFRNLQVNKTFRLDNVYFDQSSYVLRSESYPQLNKLIKTLRAVPKLVIEIAGHTDNVGDRRLNQYLSENRARVIRTYLVTNGIADARLRASGYGDTRPAAPNDSEENKRKNRRVEFVVLAL; this is translated from the coding sequence ATGCGCCTTTTGCTCCCCCTACTTTTCTGGCTGGCGATAATGAATCCCGGCTATAGTCAGCAAAAAACGATTCGTCAACATCAGTCTACACTCTTTAAAATCAGCGCCGTTGACGATAAAACGTCGGAAGAGGTAGCGGCTAACTTTACGATACGGGCACAATTGGCGAAGAAAACATTTAATGGGCAAACCAGGCCCAGCGGACAACCGTATTCCTTTCTCCTGAATCAAACCGATACGTTGACCGTCTTCGTTAAGTCACCCGGCTACTACGACACGGAGGAGGTCATGGCCATTTCGTGCGACACCTGTACCGACTATGCCTATGTGGTCCGGCTCGAAAAAGCCGAGCCGAAAGCCGATAGTATATTCCGAAATCTTCAGGTCAACAAAACGTTCCGGCTCGACAATGTCTATTTCGATCAGAGCAGTTACGTACTCCGTTCCGAATCGTATCCCCAACTGAATAAGCTCATCAAAACGCTGCGGGCCGTCCCTAAACTGGTTATCGAAATTGCGGGGCATACCGACAACGTGGGCGACCGGCGTTTAAATCAGTACCTCTCCGAAAACCGGGCCAGGGTGATCCGAACCTATCTGGTCACGAATGGTATTGCCGATGCTCGACTGCGGGCCAGCGGCTATGGCGATACGCGACCGGCTGCACCGAATGATTCGGAAGAGAACAAGCGAAAAAATCGTCGGGTCGAGTTTGTTGTCCTGGCGTTGTAA
- a CDS encoding nuclear transport factor 2 family protein, whose protein sequence is MTTANSFAQSQDQAVAQAVEKLRKLMIDPDKAGLEAIASDQLSYGHSSGKIEAKAAFVEALTSGASDFKTIDLTEQTITVVDNTALVRHRLTGETLDKGNAAQVKLAVLLVWVKQKGDWKLLARQAVKVQ, encoded by the coding sequence ATGACTACCGCAAACAGCTTCGCCCAGAGCCAGGATCAGGCGGTAGCACAGGCCGTCGAAAAATTGCGGAAACTGATGATCGACCCTGACAAGGCGGGTTTGGAAGCGATTGCATCGGACCAGTTGAGTTACGGCCACTCCAGCGGAAAAATTGAAGCGAAAGCCGCTTTCGTTGAGGCTCTTACGAGTGGTGCCTCCGATTTCAAAACGATCGATCTGACCGAGCAGACCATCACCGTTGTGGACAATACTGCGCTGGTACGGCACCGCTTAACCGGTGAAACGCTCGACAAAGGCAACGCAGCACAGGTCAAATTAGCCGTATTGCTGGTTTGGGTAAAACAGAAAGGCGACTGGAAACTGCTCGCCCGGCAAGCCGTTAAAGTCCAGTAA
- a CDS encoding bestrophin family protein: MVNYNPKDWFRFIITFNRADTVRKLLPILIGVGLYSFIIVHIIEMMGLSDNPHLKNFSLMHTLLSFVISMLLVFRTNTAYDRWWEGRKLWGSLVNNSRNLALKLDQLLDTDQVETRQFFRAMIPNFAFALKNHLRQHPIEPEFADSASFRIDNLHLSEHVPQQIALAIFGKLHDLQRRGILLPEHLLILNPEIQSLMDVCGACERIKNTPIPFSYSSFIKKFIFTYCLTLPLGYVSTLHYLVVPLVVFVFYVLASLEVIAEEIENPFGTDDNDLPLDTICKTIHKTVTQSFDHTALLAQTSENVKKGFSYEK, translated from the coding sequence ATGGTCAACTATAACCCCAAAGACTGGTTCCGGTTCATTATTACCTTCAACCGGGCTGATACCGTCCGAAAGCTACTACCAATTTTGATTGGTGTGGGTCTTTATTCGTTCATTATTGTCCACATCATTGAGATGATGGGCCTGAGTGATAACCCGCATCTCAAGAATTTTTCGCTCATGCACACGCTGCTGAGCTTTGTCATATCGATGCTGCTGGTTTTTCGCACCAACACTGCCTACGACCGCTGGTGGGAAGGCCGCAAATTATGGGGGTCGTTGGTTAACAACAGCCGAAATCTGGCACTCAAACTGGATCAGCTTCTGGATACGGACCAGGTCGAAACCCGCCAGTTCTTTCGGGCCATGATCCCAAATTTTGCCTTTGCGCTGAAGAATCACCTGCGTCAGCACCCGATCGAGCCGGAATTTGCGGACAGTGCGTCATTCCGTATCGACAACCTGCACCTGAGCGAACACGTACCGCAGCAAATTGCGTTAGCCATTTTTGGAAAACTCCACGATCTCCAGCGTCGGGGTATTCTGCTACCTGAACACCTGCTTATTTTAAATCCCGAAATACAGTCGCTGATGGACGTATGCGGTGCCTGCGAACGGATCAAAAACACACCCATTCCGTTTTCATATAGTTCGTTTATCAAGAAGTTTATCTTCACCTATTGCCTGACACTGCCGCTGGGTTACGTATCGACGTTACATTACCTCGTCGTTCCACTGGTGGTATTCGTTTTTTACGTACTGGCTAGCCTGGAGGTCATTGCCGAAGAAATCGAAAACCCGTTCGGCACCGACGACAACGACCTTCCGCTCGATACGATCTGCAAAACCATTCACAAAACGGTGACCCAATCGTTCGATCATACGGCGCTGCTGGCCCAAACCAGCGAAAATGTGAAGAAAGGATTCTCGTACGAGAAATAA
- a CDS encoding type IX secretion system plug protein: protein MTIFRRLLPALLLCFFTTALVAQQLQTVDRIYDPKVQTALLFPQVGANPNDPSLTLNPPVISLDEQVSLQLEFDDLTADYRSFRAKLVHCNADWQKSVLNDIEFTYEYNDNPITDYQVSLNTKIPYYHYRFTVPKVKLPGNYLLVVYDERNRNNIILTRRFSTYQNKVAVSASVRFSTDPSRQFTDQQIDMAISYKGYQVISPQDDFKVVIRQNYRDDREIRGLRPTNVQAFDQVLDYRLVDLSNTMPGGNEFRFFDTRTILSRANYIDRIDRKADRNIAYVQVDQPRSQGSYIQSDDFNGFFVIDHRETGNGQTNADYIETIFTLRIPELPDVNVYVNGAFNFWKLDDRTRMTFDSVLGAYRASVLLKQGVYNYDYVVQPTTGQQKANESYIEGSFSSTENDYEVFVYHRPPASRADQLIAYQRVGVNKRK from the coding sequence ATGACTATTTTTCGAAGGTTGCTTCCGGCACTGCTGCTCTGTTTTTTTACCACTGCCCTGGTCGCGCAACAACTCCAGACCGTCGATCGGATTTATGACCCTAAAGTCCAGACGGCCTTACTGTTTCCGCAGGTCGGAGCAAACCCCAACGATCCGTCGCTTACCTTAAACCCGCCCGTCATTTCGCTGGATGAACAGGTATCCTTGCAGCTTGAGTTCGATGATCTGACAGCTGATTACCGGTCGTTTCGGGCCAAGCTGGTGCATTGTAACGCCGACTGGCAAAAATCGGTCCTGAACGATATTGAATTTACGTACGAATATAACGACAACCCGATCACGGATTATCAGGTCTCGCTGAATACCAAAATTCCGTATTACCACTACCGATTTACTGTTCCGAAGGTGAAACTACCCGGCAACTACCTGCTGGTCGTTTATGATGAACGCAATCGAAACAACATCATCCTGACCCGCCGGTTCAGTACGTACCAGAATAAAGTGGCGGTGTCGGCCAGTGTTCGTTTCTCAACCGATCCGTCGCGGCAGTTTACGGACCAACAGATTGATATGGCGATCAGCTATAAGGGGTATCAGGTGATTTCTCCGCAGGACGATTTTAAAGTAGTTATCCGCCAGAATTACCGCGACGATCGCGAAATTAGGGGGCTGCGCCCAACGAATGTACAGGCATTCGACCAGGTGCTGGACTATCGTCTAGTTGATTTAAGCAACACCATGCCCGGCGGCAACGAATTTCGTTTTTTCGACACCCGCACGATTCTCTCCCGCGCCAACTACATCGATCGAATCGACCGGAAGGCTGACCGTAACATTGCGTATGTACAGGTCGACCAGCCAAGAAGTCAGGGATCTTACATTCAAAGTGATGATTTCAACGGTTTCTTCGTGATCGATCACCGCGAAACAGGTAATGGCCAAACGAACGCCGACTACATCGAGACGATCTTTACACTGCGTATTCCTGAACTGCCGGATGTGAATGTGTACGTCAATGGGGCGTTCAATTTCTGGAAACTGGACGACCGCACCCGCATGACGTTCGACTCCGTGCTGGGCGCTTACCGGGCTTCCGTGCTGCTCAAGCAGGGCGTCTACAATTATGACTATGTCGTTCAGCCAACAACCGGCCAGCAGAAGGCCAACGAGAGCTATATCGAAGGGAGTTTCTCCTCAACC